The following are encoded together in the Oceanobacillus zhaokaii genome:
- a CDS encoding PDZ domain-containing protein: MVEIWLIELLKGIGKVFLNPLIYWSLVLLFFAGYFRIKSERLNFGVKVFGLFSEWKNTWVTALISGTILSLIMLGSGFVFSYNTILLLSAITILLSIGMRFTMLSPSYTLGITIILLLFLPLILENQSYIDPGFFSGVNFSSLVILLGLLLFVEAILIQNVKRNKTYPSLVLGNRGIWIGQHRLKKFALIPFFILVPTGMITPFAPFWPYFSIGGESFSILLVPFVLGFDFFVRGSLPKNAARKLAKSITILSILVVLIGIGSIYAPSLALVAVIIAIFGREWIQYRYKVNDRADVPYFHPEDKGMKILGIIPGTPAERLDILIGESIIKVNGIKINSEQDFYSALQSSGAYFKLEVVDDANEMRFVQGAFYEGDHHELGLIFTTKPYREKSKRKNIS; this comes from the coding sequence ATGGTAGAAATATGGTTAATAGAATTACTCAAAGGGATTGGGAAAGTTTTTCTAAATCCCTTAATATATTGGTCATTAGTGCTCCTTTTTTTTGCGGGGTATTTTCGAATTAAAAGCGAACGATTGAATTTCGGTGTAAAGGTATTTGGTTTATTTTCAGAATGGAAAAACACATGGGTAACAGCCCTAATTTCCGGAACCATTCTTTCCTTAATTATGCTTGGTTCAGGCTTCGTATTTTCATATAACACGATACTATTATTAAGTGCTATCACAATTTTACTAAGTATTGGAATGCGGTTTACAATGCTTTCTCCAAGCTATACATTAGGGATTACAATTATTTTGCTATTATTCTTACCGTTAATATTAGAAAATCAATCCTACATAGACCCAGGTTTCTTTTCAGGAGTAAATTTCTCGTCCTTAGTAATTCTGCTGGGTTTACTTCTGTTTGTAGAGGCAATTCTAATTCAAAATGTGAAGCGTAATAAGACATACCCTAGCCTTGTCTTGGGAAATCGTGGGATATGGATTGGACAGCATCGATTAAAGAAGTTTGCTCTCATTCCATTCTTCATCCTCGTTCCAACTGGAATGATTACACCTTTCGCACCATTTTGGCCGTATTTTTCGATTGGCGGAGAGTCATTCAGCATCTTACTTGTTCCATTTGTGCTTGGGTTTGATTTTTTTGTCAGGGGGAGTCTGCCAAAAAATGCGGCAAGGAAACTTGCTAAATCGATTACCATATTGAGTATTTTAGTTGTTCTTATTGGCATTGGCAGCATATATGCACCAAGCTTAGCACTCGTTGCAGTAATCATCGCTATCTTTGGAAGGGAATGGATTCAATATCGCTACAAAGTGAATGACCGTGCAGATGTACCATATTTTCATCCAGAAGATAAAGGCATGAAAATACTAGGAATCATTCCTGGTACACCTGCAGAACGTCTCGATATACTGATCGGTGAATCAATTATTAAAGTCAATGGGATAAAAATTAACTCAGAACAAGATTTTTACAGCGCACTGCAAAGCAGTGGTGCATACTTCAAATTAGAAGTTGTTGATGATGCGAATGAAATGCGATTTGTTCAAGGTGCATTTTATGAAGGGGATCATCATGAATTGGGATTAATTTTCACAACAAAGCCGTACCGAGAAAAATCGAAGCGAAAGAATATTAGTTAA
- the prfB gene encoding peptide chain release factor 2 (programmed frameshift) → MELVEIKHELEKIAVRIEDFRGSLDLDVKRERVKELEQEMSNPEFWNNQDSAQKVISESNVLKHDIQSFEKVEEQYENLEVSYELVKEENDQELFEELDKELEVFIKEVNEFELQLLLSNPYDANNAILELHPGAGGTESMDFAEMLLRMYQRWAEDRSFKVEILDYLPGEEAGVKSVTLLIKGHNAYGYLKAEKGVHRLVRISPFDSSGRRHTSFVSCDVTPEMTDDVDIEVRNEDIKIDTYRASGAGGQHVNTTDSAVRITHLPTNTIVTCQNERSQIKNREAAMKMLKSKLYQMEVEKQQQELAEIRGEQKEIGWGSQIRSYVFHPYSLVKDHRTNTEIGNTQAVMDGEIDPFIDAYLRSQIN, encoded by the exons ATGGAACTAGTAGAAATCAAACATGAATTGGAAAAAATAGCTGTAAGGATTGAAGACTTTAGGGGGTCTCTT GACTTAGATGTCAAAAGGGAACGTGTAAAAGAATTAGAGCAAGAAATGTCTAACCCTGAGTTTTGGAATAACCAAGATAGCGCACAGAAGGTTATTAGTGAATCAAATGTTCTAAAGCATGATATACAAAGCTTTGAGAAAGTGGAAGAACAATATGAAAACCTGGAAGTTTCATATGAGTTAGTGAAGGAAGAAAATGACCAGGAACTATTTGAAGAACTTGATAAAGAATTAGAAGTATTTATTAAAGAAGTGAATGAATTTGAATTACAATTACTTCTAAGTAACCCATATGATGCAAATAACGCAATTTTAGAATTACATCCAGGTGCTGGTGGAACCGAGTCAATGGATTTCGCTGAAATGTTACTCCGCATGTATCAACGCTGGGCAGAAGACCGAAGCTTTAAAGTAGAAATATTGGATTACTTACCTGGTGAAGAAGCTGGGGTTAAAAGTGTTACACTGCTTATAAAAGGGCATAATGCTTACGGCTATTTAAAAGCGGAGAAAGGTGTCCATCGCTTAGTACGAATCTCACCTTTTGATTCATCTGGACGACGCCATACATCATTCGTTTCCTGTGATGTGACGCCGGAAATGACAGATGATGTTGATATTGAAGTACGAAACGAAGATATAAAGATCGATACTTACCGTGCAAGTGGTGCAGGCGGACAGCATGTAAATACAACAGACTCTGCTGTTCGGATTACGCATCTACCGACAAATACGATTGTTACTTGTCAAAATGAGCGGTCACAAATAAAAAACCGTGAAGCAGCAATGAAAATGCTGAAATCAAAATTATATCAAATGGAAGTCGAGAAGCAACAGCAAGAACTGGCTGAAATTCGTGGTGAACAAAAAGAGATAGGCTGGGGAAGCCAAATTCGCTCTTACGTATTCCATCCATATTCATTGGTGAAGGATCATCGCACGAATACAGAGATTGGAAATACGCAGGCAGTGATGGACGGAGAAATTGATCCATTCATCGATGCATATTTACGATCACAAATAAATTAG
- the ftsE gene encoding cell division ATP-binding protein FtsE, with protein MILMKDVYKTYSNGVTALSGINVDIKQGEFVYIVGPSGAGKSTFIKLMYREEKPSSGTILINDMNLAELKNRQIPLLRRKIGVVFQDFKLLPKLTIYENIAYALEVIEEPQANIRKRVMDVLEEVGLKNKARSIPSELSGGEQQRVSIARAIVNRPQIVIADEPTGNLDPDTSWEIMKTFEDINSNGTTIIMATHSKEIVNTMKKRVIAIESSMIVRDQDQGEYGYEI; from the coding sequence ATGATATTAATGAAAGATGTATATAAAACATACTCGAATGGTGTGACAGCGCTGAGCGGGATTAATGTTGATATAAAGCAAGGCGAATTTGTCTATATTGTTGGACCAAGTGGCGCTGGAAAATCGACTTTTATTAAGTTGATGTATCGAGAAGAAAAGCCCTCTAGTGGAACAATCCTCATAAATGATATGAACTTAGCAGAATTGAAAAATAGGCAAATCCCACTGCTAAGGAGAAAAATTGGTGTTGTCTTCCAAGATTTTAAATTGCTTCCAAAACTAACAATCTATGAAAATATCGCATACGCACTTGAGGTAATTGAAGAACCCCAAGCTAATATTCGTAAGCGAGTGATGGACGTTTTAGAAGAGGTAGGCCTGAAGAATAAAGCCCGTTCTATACCAAGTGAATTATCAGGTGGAGAACAACAACGTGTGTCGATTGCACGAGCGATAGTAAATCGCCCGCAGATTGTAATTGCTGATGAACCAACTGGAAATCTGGATCCCGATACATCATGGGAAATTATGAAGACTTTTGAAGATATCAATTCAAATGGAACGACAATTATTATGGCAACGCATAGTAAAGAAATCGTAAATACGATGAAAAAGCGCGTGATAGCTATTGAAAGCAGTATGATTGTTAGGGACCAAGATCAAGGAGAATATGGTTATGAAATTTAG
- a CDS encoding HAD family hydrolase, producing MQFVFDLDGTICFKGQPVAGKILDALAALTKDGDEVIFASARPIRDMLPVIREDFHSYTMIGGNGSLISQNGKIVYSKSFSDRELLDIRRLIESFDVKYLIDGEWDYSYTGPNHHPILQNLDSAKLAMNVKLESLASIVKILILESNDNELLEEELSKLNITIHKHGDENVFDLSPRGIDKWSALQQLGVQRGNYIAFGNDANDRTMFENAVHTVMIGYHQQLAPLSKETIQAEEDPEDAIIEKIHELAGKYKLIES from the coding sequence ATGCAGTTTGTATTTGATTTAGATGGAACCATTTGTTTTAAGGGGCAGCCGGTAGCAGGTAAAATTCTTGATGCTTTAGCTGCATTAACAAAAGATGGAGATGAGGTAATATTTGCTTCTGCAAGACCAATTCGCGATATGCTTCCTGTCATAAGGGAGGATTTCCACTCGTACACAATGATCGGCGGCAATGGTTCGCTTATTTCCCAAAATGGAAAGATTGTCTATTCAAAGTCTTTTAGTGATAGAGAATTGCTTGATATACGCAGACTAATCGAGTCATTTGACGTGAAATATTTAATTGATGGGGAATGGGATTATTCGTATACTGGTCCAAATCACCATCCAATTTTGCAAAATTTAGATTCTGCTAAACTAGCTATGAATGTGAAGTTGGAATCGCTAGCATCTATTGTTAAAATCTTGATATTAGAATCAAATGACAACGAACTATTAGAGGAAGAATTATCCAAATTAAATATAACTATTCATAAACATGGAGACGAAAATGTGTTCGATTTAAGTCCCAGGGGAATTGATAAATGGAGCGCACTTCAGCAATTAGGTGTTCAGCGTGGAAATTATATTGCCTTTGGAAACGATGCGAACGATCGAACAATGTTTGAAAATGCCGTGCATACAGTTATGATCGGTTACCATCAACAGTTGGCACCATTGTCAAAAGAAACGATTCAGGCTGAAGAGGATCCGGAAGATGCAATAATTGAGAAGATACATGAGCTTGCGGGTAAGTATAAATTAATAGAATCCTAA
- a CDS encoding S66 family peptidase codes for MLIKPKKLQRGDKVATVSPSWGGAGDPELKWRYEQGVKRLEKVFGLQVVPMPNSLKGSKYNYENPEARAADLNAAFADKTIKGIIANIGGEDSIRLLPYIDLKAMRENPKVFMGYSDVTISHLFCHKAGISSFYGPAILTDFAENVEMDAYTVDKIERTLFSNEIIGEIQPAEEWTSEFLEWDIVNKDTRRKLQPNNGYEVLLGSGTVKGRLIGGCIEVLEFAKGTILWPEEKYWQDSILFFETSEEKPAPELLKYWLRNYASQEILQKANGIIFGKPQDETYYDEYKEVILQVMKEYKLEHLPILYNLNFGHTEPKFILPYGAMAEIDCTKATFSILESGVS; via the coding sequence ATGCTGATTAAACCGAAGAAATTGCAACGAGGAGATAAAGTAGCTACTGTTAGTCCCTCCTGGGGAGGGGCTGGCGATCCCGAACTAAAATGGCGATATGAGCAAGGAGTAAAACGGCTTGAAAAAGTATTTGGACTTCAAGTTGTGCCGATGCCGAATAGCTTAAAGGGGTCCAAATATAATTATGAGAATCCTGAAGCACGTGCAGCTGATTTGAATGCCGCATTTGCAGATAAAACAATTAAGGGAATCATTGCGAATATTGGTGGAGAAGATAGTATTCGATTACTCCCTTACATTGATCTCAAGGCAATGCGGGAAAATCCCAAGGTATTTATGGGGTATTCTGATGTGACCATTTCTCATCTATTTTGTCATAAAGCAGGTATCTCTAGCTTTTATGGACCTGCAATTCTAACGGACTTTGCTGAAAATGTGGAAATGGATGCATATACGGTTGATAAAATAGAGCGGACGTTGTTTTCCAATGAAATAATTGGCGAAATTCAACCAGCAGAAGAATGGACAAGTGAATTTCTGGAATGGGATATCGTCAATAAAGATACACGACGGAAGCTGCAACCGAATAATGGGTATGAAGTATTACTAGGCAGTGGGACTGTAAAAGGTCGCTTAATTGGCGGTTGTATCGAAGTTTTAGAGTTTGCAAAAGGAACAATCCTTTGGCCAGAAGAAAAATACTGGCAGGATAGTATTCTATTTTTTGAAACATCAGAAGAGAAGCCTGCACCAGAATTGTTAAAGTATTGGCTAAGAAATTATGCTTCACAAGAGATTTTGCAAAAAGCAAACGGGATTATTTTTGGCAAACCACAAGATGAGACCTATTATGACGAATATAAAGAAGTAATTTTACAGGTAATGAAAGAATATAAACTTGAACATTTACCAATACTCTATAATCTGAACTTCGGCCACACAGAACCGAAGTTTATCTTGCCATACGGAGCAATGGCGGAAATTGATTGCACAAAAGCGACATTTTCCATCTTAGAAAGTGGCGTAAGCTAA
- the cccB gene encoding cytochrome c551 — protein sequence MRKWIIATLFGTALVLGACGDGDEEPTENATDNGTEKTNEGGTVDADAGETVFAQNCSSCHGADLSGGVGPDLTQVGSKYSAEEIADIVTNGTGTMPPQSVSGEDLDNLTNWLAEKQ from the coding sequence GTGAGGAAATGGATTATCGCAACACTTTTTGGGACAGCCTTAGTACTTGGTGCATGCGGTGATGGCGACGAAGAGCCAACAGAAAATGCAACTGATAATGGTACCGAAAAAACGAATGAAGGCGGTACTGTAGATGCAGATGCAGGTGAAACAGTATTTGCGCAAAATTGTTCATCATGTCATGGTGCAGATCTATCAGGTGGGGTAGGTCCTGACTTAACTCAAGTCGGTTCAAAATATTCTGCTGAGGAAATTGCTGATATCGTCACAAACGGTACAGGTACAATGCCTCCACAAAGCGTATCTGGGGAAGACTTAGATAATTTAACAAACTGGTTAGCTGAAAAACAATAA
- the ftsX gene encoding permease-like cell division protein FtsX, with protein MKFRTLMRHIRVGCRNIIRNGWMTIASIGAVTTTLILVSVFLALVLNLNEIAKNIENDVEIKTLVELGTSEEEVIALGKQLEEIEGVESVTFSSNDEELQGLIDSMGEEGETWELFEQDNPLNHAFVVRAEVPQDTEKIAKEIQSFDNINKVVFGKDVVKQLFEFNNYARVIGIALIVALVFTAIFLISNTIKITIIARSTEIGIMKLVGATNGFIRWPFFIEGLLLGVLGSVIPIAIVLGGYYYLDSAVIDTISFSFVELLPFNPFAWQLSLLVLAIGAIIGVWGSVMSIRKYLKV; from the coding sequence ATGAAATTTAGAACTTTAATGCGCCACATCCGGGTAGGTTGTAGAAATATTATCCGTAATGGCTGGATGACGATAGCTTCAATTGGTGCTGTGACAACTACACTGATTTTAGTATCTGTCTTTCTAGCATTGGTACTCAATTTGAATGAGATAGCTAAAAACATAGAAAATGACGTAGAAATCAAAACATTGGTTGAGCTAGGGACAAGTGAAGAGGAAGTAATTGCTTTAGGAAAACAATTAGAAGAAATAGAAGGCGTAGAATCGGTCACGTTTTCTTCGAATGATGAAGAATTGCAAGGCTTGATTGATAGTATGGGTGAAGAAGGGGAAACATGGGAGTTATTTGAACAGGATAACCCATTAAATCACGCATTTGTTGTCAGAGCTGAAGTACCGCAAGATACTGAAAAAATTGCAAAAGAGATTCAATCCTTCGATAACATTAATAAAGTTGTTTTCGGTAAAGATGTTGTCAAACAATTGTTTGAGTTTAATAATTATGCAAGGGTAATCGGAATTGCATTAATTGTTGCGCTAGTATTTACAGCAATCTTCCTTATTTCGAATACAATAAAGATAACAATTATTGCTCGAAGTACGGAAATAGGGATTATGAAACTTGTTGGTGCAACAAATGGATTTATCAGATGGCCATTCTTTATTGAAGGGTTACTGCTAGGTGTTTTAGGATCGGTTATTCCAATTGCAATTGTACTCGGTGGCTACTACTACTTGGATTCAGCAGTAATTGATACGATATCTTTCAGTTTTGTAGAGTTATTGCCGTTCAATCCGTTTGCATGGCAGCTGTCACTTCTAGTTTTAGCTATCGGTGCAATTATCGGAGTTTGGGGTAGTGTCATGAGTATTCGTAAATATTTAAAAGTTTAA
- a CDS encoding murein hydrolase activator EnvC family protein, which produces MKKVFKYVLVAGLVLTVSSANVPYLSAETIDDLDKEINNLEREKQELESKKNTIENDKTNNDSKIQDNLSKQTTVEQEISNIDEQLTKTNNDIYEKEKEIKETDKEIKDLNSRIEKLKEEIIVLEQRIEERNVLLKDRLRTIQQNGGEMQYIEVLFGAQSFGDFISRSSAVNTIMDQDKTIMEEQAADKKTLEDNKEEVEVKKVAVEDKKKLIEGQKQELVALKGQLDNQMDEKATLMAQLEEEHGQLEEIKLTLEDEQEILRAEELSKAQAIALAQNKKGELEQAAREEAARIAAEKAAAEQEAAERAASERAASERASSEKASSEKSTNKVASANPTPPKQSNQSSNVSSGGTFIYPASGPITSSFGPRIHPIFGGQGSHNGIDFGVASGTTLVAPADGVVSTARYMNSFGNVIMISHHINGKTYTTVMAHLSRISVSPGQTVSQGEAIGATGNTGDSTGPHLHFEVHIGGYGNPVNPLSYLR; this is translated from the coding sequence ATGAAAAAGGTTTTCAAATATGTTTTAGTAGCGGGACTAGTTCTTACTGTTAGTTCAGCAAATGTTCCCTATCTTTCTGCGGAAACAATCGATGACTTAGACAAAGAAATCAATAATCTAGAACGGGAAAAGCAAGAGCTTGAAAGCAAGAAAAACACCATTGAGAATGATAAGACTAATAATGATAGTAAAATCCAAGATAATTTGAGCAAGCAAACAACGGTCGAACAGGAAATAAGTAATATTGACGAACAATTGACTAAAACGAACAATGATATTTATGAAAAAGAAAAAGAGATTAAAGAAACAGACAAAGAGATAAAAGATTTAAATAGTCGAATTGAGAAATTAAAGGAAGAAATTATTGTTTTAGAACAAAGAATTGAAGAACGTAATGTTTTACTAAAAGACCGTCTTCGTACAATTCAGCAAAATGGTGGAGAAATGCAATACATAGAAGTATTGTTCGGTGCACAAAGTTTCGGGGATTTCATTAGCCGATCTTCAGCAGTAAATACGATTATGGATCAGGATAAAACAATAATGGAAGAGCAAGCAGCAGATAAGAAGACATTAGAAGATAATAAAGAGGAAGTTGAAGTTAAAAAAGTAGCTGTTGAAGATAAGAAAAAATTAATTGAAGGCCAAAAACAAGAGTTAGTAGCATTAAAGGGTCAATTAGATAACCAAATGGACGAAAAAGCTACATTGATGGCACAGCTAGAAGAAGAGCATGGACAACTGGAAGAAATAAAATTAACGCTAGAAGATGAACAAGAAATTTTACGTGCAGAAGAATTATCTAAAGCACAAGCAATCGCACTTGCACAAAATAAAAAAGGGGAATTAGAACAGGCTGCAAGAGAAGAAGCAGCAAGAATAGCAGCTGAAAAGGCGGCAGCAGAGCAAGAAGCAGCTGAAAGAGCAGCATCTGAGAGAGCAGCATCTGAGAGAGCTTCATCTGAGAAAGCTTCATCTGAAAAGTCAACTAATAAAGTAGCATCAGCAAATCCAACTCCACCTAAGCAATCGAATCAATCAAGTAATGTAAGTAGTGGTGGTACCTTTATTTATCCAGCGTCAGGACCAATTACTTCTTCATTCGGACCTAGAATACATCCGATTTTTGGTGGTCAAGGTTCACACAATGGAATTGATTTCGGTGTTGCTTCAGGTACAACATTAGTTGCACCGGCAGATGGTGTTGTAAGTACAGCTAGATATATGAATAGCTTTGGTAATGTGATCATGATTTCCCACCATATTAATGGTAAAACATATACAACAGTTATGGCACATTTAAGTAGAATTTCAGTTTCACCAGGACAAACAGTAAGTCAAGGGGAAGCAATTGGGGCAACTGGAAATACAGGAGATTCAACAGGTCCACATCTTCACTTTGAAGTTCATATCGGTGGTTATGGAAATCCTGTAAACCCATTATCTTATCTTCGTTAA
- a CDS encoding S41 family peptidase has translation MKMKKSQIILLLAAALVLGFAGAYSGVKFAQPEIEGQPNTIVEESTGEKAKQSSGNLEKVTQAFALIKGNYLEDVEDTQLVEGAIEGMLATLEDPHSSYMDVETMSQFNDQIESSFEGIGAEVSMVNGIVTIVAPIKESPAEKAGLRPNDQVLTVDGESLEGLNLNEAVGKIRGEKGSEVVLEIQRTGASEPFAVTITRDEIPVETVYNKIETIDGKQTGILEVTNFSTNTAKEFSEQLTMLEEEGIEGLVIDVRGNPGGLLDVVEDMLEQFVPKDIPYIQIEDQDGEKTPIYSDLDEKKPYPISVLIDEGSASASEILAVAMKELGYDVVGQTSYGKGTVQQAIPLGDGSSIKLTMNKWLSPKGEWINEKGVEPTIDAKQPEYFYTNPIIIEEPLRVDHTGEAIANMQLMLSGIGYETGRIDGYFNKETEEAVKQFQADQKLESTGIVDEETAGMIEAKLIEKIRSGEDDQQLETALKEIYK, from the coding sequence ATGAAGATGAAAAAGTCACAGATCATTTTATTATTAGCCGCAGCATTAGTGTTAGGATTTGCTGGTGCTTACTCTGGTGTAAAATTTGCACAGCCAGAAATTGAAGGGCAGCCGAATACAATCGTAGAAGAAAGTACAGGAGAAAAAGCAAAACAAAGCTCAGGGAACTTAGAAAAGGTTACACAGGCATTTGCCCTAATCAAGGGAAATTACTTAGAAGATGTAGAAGATACACAGCTCGTTGAAGGTGCGATTGAGGGGATGCTTGCAACTCTTGAAGACCCACATAGCTCTTATATGGATGTAGAAACGATGAGTCAATTTAATGACCAAATCGAGTCTTCATTTGAAGGTATCGGTGCTGAAGTAAGTATGGTGAATGGGATTGTGACTATTGTTGCACCAATCAAAGAATCACCAGCTGAAAAAGCAGGATTAAGACCAAATGACCAAGTATTAACCGTAGATGGCGAGAGTTTGGAAGGGTTAAATTTAAACGAGGCAGTTGGAAAAATCCGTGGTGAAAAAGGATCTGAAGTTGTATTAGAAATTCAACGAACAGGAGCTTCCGAGCCTTTTGCAGTTACGATAACTCGTGATGAAATACCTGTCGAAACGGTTTATAATAAAATTGAAACAATCGATGGAAAGCAAACGGGTATTCTAGAAGTAACGAATTTTTCTACGAATACTGCAAAGGAATTTAGTGAACAATTGACAATGCTTGAAGAAGAAGGAATTGAAGGTCTAGTAATTGATGTACGTGGTAATCCGGGCGGACTATTAGATGTAGTCGAGGATATGCTGGAGCAATTTGTACCGAAAGACATCCCATATATTCAAATAGAGGACCAAGATGGCGAAAAAACACCGATTTACTCTGATTTGGATGAAAAGAAACCATATCCAATTAGTGTATTAATTGATGAAGGAAGTGCATCTGCTTCGGAAATATTGGCAGTTGCAATGAAGGAATTAGGCTATGATGTTGTTGGTCAAACAAGCTATGGAAAAGGGACGGTTCAACAAGCAATTCCATTAGGTGATGGTAGTTCCATTAAGCTAACGATGAATAAGTGGTTGTCACCTAAAGGAGAATGGATTAATGAAAAAGGTGTCGAACCAACCATTGATGCTAAACAGCCTGAATATTTTTATACTAATCCCATCATTATTGAAGAACCGCTTCGTGTAGACCATACAGGAGAGGCGATTGCAAATATGCAATTAATGTTATCAGGTATAGGTTACGAAACTGGTCGAATAGATGGTTATTTTAATAAGGAAACTGAAGAAGCTGTAAAACAATTCCAAGCAGATCAGAAACTAGAGTCTACTGGAATCGTTGATGAGGAAACAGCAGGTATGATAGAAGCAAAACTCATTGAAAAGATTCGCAGCGGTGAAGATGATCAACAATTAGAAACAGCTTTAAAAGAGATTTATAAATAA